The genomic region GCCGCCGGAGCATGCAGGCGTGTTTGTTGAGGCCGTCCATCGCTTGTCTCGCCCTTATCACGCATGATTCACAGGAGGTGATGTGATTGATACACAACGGCTGCGGGCTGAACAGTTGGCCCGCGCTTCTGATGTGATTCGGCACGACGATGTACCTTTTGAGCAGCCCGCGTTTATCGCGGGTGCGGATGTTGGCTTTGAGCAAGAAGGCTCAGTAACCCGCGCGGCGATTGCGGTAATGCGCTATCCTTCGTTGGAACTGATAGAATACAAGATTGCGCGTATCAGCACGACAATGCCTTATATCCCCGGTTTTCTTTCGTTTCGTGAATGCCCTGGGCTACTCGCCGCGTGGGCGTTGCTTGAACAGAAACCGGATCTGCTGTTTGTCGACGGGCATGGGATTTCCCACCCGCGTCGTCTCGGCGTTGCCAGCCATTTTGGTCTGCTAGTTGATGTTCCGACGATTGGCGTGGCGAAAAGTCGACTTTGTGGCCGATTTGAGCCATTGGCGGAGGGCGTTGGCAGCCAGCAGCCGTTA from Pectobacterium brasiliense harbors:
- the nfi gene encoding deoxyribonuclease V (cleaves DNA at apurinic or apyrimidinic sites), with the translated sequence MIDTQRLRAEQLARASDVIRHDDVPFEQPAFIAGADVGFEQEGSVTRAAIAVMRYPSLELIEYKIARISTTMPYIPGFLSFRECPGLLAAWALLEQKPDLLFVDGHGISHPRRLGVASHFGLLVDVPTIGVAKSRLCGRFEPLAEGVGSQQPLLDKGEQIGWVWRSKARCNPLFVATGHRVSQDSALHWVQSCMRGYRLPEPTRWADAVASNRPAFVRWQRQQAANVLS